In Procambarus clarkii isolate CNS0578487 chromosome 36, FALCON_Pclarkii_2.0, whole genome shotgun sequence, one DNA window encodes the following:
- the LOC138371670 gene encoding activating signal cointegrator 1 complex subunit 2 homolog has translation MHLSIMSLPGHGQHQDPHHPWQRKPPPPHCGESPGGERTEGTSETLAPAPVDTWTSANTNCEDSDVSRTTPSTPKDPQSLNSPTSAQAEDECREPLGTCRTSSLPEADPETQEPPARRTDARRRTATASTTGGEPDHTQQEAPQPPQHRAQAGPEVRMQGQAQQPKTSEQTAMPHREHQEGPWEQQGQ, from the coding sequence ATGCATCTTTCCATAATGTCACTACCAGGCCACGGCCagcaccaggatccacaccatccctggcagcggaagccaccacccccccactgcggagagtcccctggcggagaaagaaccgaaggcacgtctgaGACACTGGCTCCAGCACCAGTagacacatggacctccgccaataCTAACTGCGAAGACAGCGACGTGTCCAGaaccacaccgtcaacacccaaagacccacagtcactgaattccccaacatcggcccaggcagaagacgaatGCCGGGAACCTCTGGGCACCTGCCGGACATCATCACtgccggaagcggacccagaaacacagGAACCACCAGCCAGACGAACCGatgcccgacgcagaacggcaacagcctctaccacagggggggaaccagaccacacacagcaggaggctccgcagccaccccagcaccgagCACAGGCGGGACCCGAGGTGAGGATGCAGGGCCAGgctcagcagccgaagacgagtgAGCAGACGGCGATGCCTCAcagggagcaccaggaaggcccaTGGGAGCAGCAGGGCCAGTGA